The DNA region CGCCATGCAGATGGTCGTCTGTACCCTCCAGCCCGGCCAGACCGTCTACTGCGAGGCGGGCAAGTTCCTGTTCAAGACCGCCGACGTCTCGATGGAGACCCGCCTCGGCGGCCCCGGCAGCCGCGGCGCGGGCGGCGCCGGCGGCCCCGGCGGACAGCAGGGCGGCGGCGGGATGGGCGGCCTGCTGCGGCAGGCCATGGGCACCGCGATGCAGGTCGGCCAGCGCGCCCTGGCCGGCGAGTCGCTGGCCTTCCAGCACTTCACCGCCCGCGGGCCGGAGGAGGGCACGGTCGGCTTCGCGGGCGTGCTGCCCGGCGAAATGCGCGCCCTGGAGCTCGACGGCTCGCGGGCCTGGTTCGCCGAGAAGGACGCCTTCGTGGCGGCCGAGGAGACCGTGCAGTTCGGCATCGCCTTCGCCGGCGGACGCCAGGGCATGAGCGGCGGCGAGGGCTTCATCCTGGAGAAGTTCACCGGCACCGGCACGGTGATCATCGCCGGCGCGGGCAACTTCATCGACCTCAACCCCGCCGACTTCGGCGGCCGCGTCGAGGTCGACACCGGCTGCATCGTCGCCTTCGAGGAAGGCATCCAGTACGGCGTGCAGCGCATCGGCGGCCTCAACCGCCAGGGCATCATGAACGCCGTCTTCGGCGGCGAGGGCCTGTCGCTGGCCACCCTGGAGGGCAACGGCCGGGTCATCCTCCAGTCGATGACCATCGAGGGCCTC from Actinacidiphila sp. DG2A-62 includes:
- a CDS encoding AIM24 family protein, whose translation is MTLQQQIVGNAMQMVVCTLQPGQTVYCEAGKFLFKTADVSMETRLGGPGSRGAGGAGGPGGQQGGGGMGGLLRQAMGTAMQVGQRALAGESLAFQHFTARGPEEGTVGFAGVLPGEMRALELDGSRAWFAEKDAFVAAEETVQFGIAFAGGRQGMSGGEGFILEKFTGTGTVIIAGAGNFIDLNPADFGGRVEVDTGCIVAFEEGIQYGVQRIGGLNRQGIMNAVFGGEGLSLATLEGNGRVILQSMTIEGLANALKKAQGGDKQGPTGGLFSTHVG